A section of the Humulus lupulus chromosome 2, drHumLupu1.1, whole genome shotgun sequence genome encodes:
- the LOC133814969 gene encoding uncharacterized protein LOC133814969 — MASNPIISLLSTELLTGENFMKWKSNINIVLIGDNSKFVMTEIEPDFPGENASKAVREKYDRWTTANNKAKAYMLASMSETLRTKIENVETAYDIMEQLQEMFGHKSAQDSFEATKKYVNCRMALGQHVHDHFIKMMNYFQEAELHRATVDEKTQVGIILNSLAPSFLMFTTNYFLNKLDYGMTQLLNELQMYEGINGGPSKGPEKKAATTGGA, encoded by the coding sequence ATGGCCTCCAACCCCATTATCTCTCTTTTGTCCACAGAGTTGTTAACCGGCGAGAACTTCATGAAATGGAAGtctaatatcaacatagtgttgatcggCGACAACTCAAAATTTGTGATGACTGAAATTGAACCTGACTTTCCTGGAGAGAACGCCTCGAAGGCTGTGAGGGAGAAGTATGATCGTTGGACTACTGCCAACAACAAGGCCAAGGCCTACATGCTCGCCAGCATGTCAGAAACGCTAAGGACTAAGATAGAGAATGTCGAAACTGCTTACGACATCATGGAGCAACTCCAAGAAATGTTTGGGCACAAGTCAGCGCAAGATAGTTTCGAGGCTACCAAGAAGTATGTGAATTGTAGGATGGCACTTGGCCAACATGTTCATGATCATTTTATTAAGATGATGAACTACTTCCAAGAAGCTGAGTTGCATAGAGCAACAGTAGATGAGAAGACTCAAGTTGGAATCATTCTCAACAGCCTTGCACCTAGTTTCCTTATGTTCACCACGAACTATTTTCTTAACAAGTTGGACTATGGAATGACTCAATTATTGAATGAGCTCCAGATGTATGAAGGAATAAATGGTGGACCGAGTAAAGGACCTGAGAAGAAGGCTGCTACTACCGGGGGTGCTTAG
- the LOC133814970 gene encoding uncharacterized protein LOC133814970: MVVTRAGSASPARSGAAFSGPGASKQSEDQESAETKGKLLKSNLSPLSKGKAVLKYSSDSPLPNVIEDDVGGSNELKEGNMHASADLIGKKLKRKHVALSKRKVSAKKSKKLSIGGSSRVKCKANRKIAKKNVGLLDKPKHMECFIKHEDHYRARVNFHCGFEKINVISEKLTDSQKVLFSKTCFGHFLNLKSYANQAKLVHHVLLREVNQPNLNEMWFKVCGKMIRFSLGEFGLLSGLNVFGDIDRGGIKNSNPIGLYSKFFGDHTRGISRIIVEERFKAANFDNDDEAVRMAVLYLITNFLYAWQKEKNIEKTDLYLCDSGGFNHFPWGKDIFNVTLSSLRDALRENEVVITRQGSYPTYKLNGLPFVFQVFIYESIPSLEGTYCEKVSCGLPRIINWSSVAIPSHKELERNVFSLHKTKIVKVLPTDEENNAFKLEGFFQCNKDLNVADFEDDDFVAPPKKPTSEAPSSSYVPCVTFGFSDLKIIVDECQKKCNIMSKEIAFLKPASESRHRALMEMLVNLKNDQDLKYKAVMEMLGELRPKSCGINDDIDPVDVGFVGADVGDTSGGGGVLKEKDKSF, encoded by the exons ATGGTTGTCACTCGTGCGGGGTCTGCATCTCCTGCTCGGTCGGGTGCTGCGTTCTCTGGCCCAGGAGCCTCGAAGCAATCCGAGGATCAAGAGTCTGCCGAAACGAAGGGGAAACTTCTGAAGAGTAATCTTTCTCCTTTGTCTAAAGGGAAAGCTGTTTTGAAGTATTCATCAGATTCTCCCCTTCCTAATgtgatcgaggatgatgttggtGGTTCAAATGAGTTGAAGGAGGGCAACATGCATGCGAGTGCTGACTTAATTGGGAAAAAGTTGAAGCGAAAACATGTTGCATTGTCAAAGAGAAAAGTCAGTGCGAAGAAATCTAAGAAACTATCGATTGGAGGTTCTAGTCGAGTAAAGTGCAAGGCTAACAGAAAAATTGCGAAGAAGAATGTTGGTTTACTGGATAAACCGAAG CATATGGAATGTTTTATCAAACATGAGGATCATTATAGAGCAAGAGTCAATTTTCACTGTGGTTTTGAGAAGATCAATGTGATCTCAGAAAAATTGACTGACTCTCAAAAGGTTTTGTTTAGTAAGACTTGCTTTGGTCATTTTCTAAACCTTAAATCTTATGCTAATCAAGCTAAATTGGTTCACCATGTTTTGTTGAGAGAAGTTAACCagccaaacttaaatgaaatgtGGTTTAAAGTTTGTGGAAAGATGATTAGGTTTTCTTTGGGTGAATTTGGGTTATTGTCTGGGTTAAATGTGTTTGGTGACATTGATAGAGGTGGAATTAAGAATAGTAATCCTATTGGATTGTATTCTAAATTTTTTGGTGACCATACAAGGGGCATTTCAAGAATTATTGTTGAAGAAAGGTTTAAGGCTGCCAATTTTGATAATGATGATGAGGCTGTTAGGATGGCTGTACTTTACCTGATCACTAACTTTTTGTATGCTTGGCAAAAAGAGAAGAACATTGAAAAAACTGACTTGTATCTTTGTGATAGTGGTGGTTTTAATCATTTTCCATGGGGAAAGGATATTTTTAATGTGACTCTCTCATCTTTGAGAGATGCTTTAAGGGAAAATGAAGTTGTTATTACTAGACAAGGTTCTTACCCAACCTATAAGTTGAATGGTTTGCCATTTGTTTTCCAAGTTTTCATTTACGAATCAATTCCTAGTTTAGAGGGAACttattgtgagaaggttagttGTGGTCTGCCTAGGATTATAAATTGGTCATCTGTTGCAATCCCATCTCATAAGGAGCTTGAGAGGAATGTGTTTTCATTACATAAg ACCAAAATTGTTAAAGTTTTGCCCACTGATGAAGAGAACAATGCCTTCAAGCTTGAAGGTTTTTTCCAGTGCAACAAGGATTTGAATGTTGCTGATTTTGAGGATGATGATTTTGTTGCTCCTCCAAAGAAACCAACCAGTGAGGCTCCTTCATCATCCTATGTTCCTTGTGTGACATTTGGTTTTTCTGATCTGAAAATTATTGTGGATGAATGTCAGAAGAAGTGTAACATTATGTCTAAGGAAATTGCATTTTTAAAGCCTGCTAGTGAATCTAGACATAGGGCATTGATGGAGATGTTGGTTAATTTGAAAAACGATCAAGATTTAAAATACAAGGCAGTTATGGAAATGTTAGGTGAGTTGAGGCCAAAATCATGTGGTATTAATGATGATATTGATCCTGTTGATGTTGGTTTTGTGGGAGCTGATGTTGGTGATACTTCTGGTGGTGGTGGTGTTTTAAAGGAAAAGGATAAGTCTTTTTAG
- the LOC133814971 gene encoding uncharacterized protein LOC133814971, with product MNPITSLVYYDGHCNENNVYEDFKILGVLIPLDCSFTTLMNILSTELSTILSTENATIEYQIAETLPPLKINSDSSIQFYLECKRNDRTLTKYPLIVSVTENNQTITCGALQKMSSTVASSSNNIENDISDTSTFSIDEPQELPNFIQLADQITDLILEKERHESIPEHIGTETTIITHAISDGIREKQVYKNKEVLTTTIGLYAIKNNFQFKVHKSCKKEYQLKCLDSECTWSFRAARYGKTIMFQLRKFNRAHTCSLDIILGDHRQASSSMVGNVVKTKFTDPKTNYRPKDIAKDMLDRYGVSMSYQKAWRSKEKAVNYVHGSSQDSYRDIPRYLHILKHKNPGTVTDLEIDSLNRFKYLYMAMGQSILGWKHCIPVIVVDGTFLKAAFGGTLLTASTQDANRHIFPLAFAITDSENNDSWEWFFRKIKECYGEREELCIVSDRHESIENAIKNVFPNVTHGVCSYHLFCNIKTKFRTDAEATSIAFHAAAKAYNMEDFEKYMKDLDSLHEGIRPFLANEVKYEKWARIHSKSRRYAAMTSNIAESINAALKEMRELPVTTLLECLRNLIQKWSYNNKKEAEATFTELPKKQEEYLRKNFVKSLRMTVEPASTLIYSVHSGITTNIVDIAKKSCTCNKFDLDELPCEHAMAVIGKMNLQYKKYCSYYFTKQAMLNTYNASIHPLGDPKTWRVPPNVEEIEVLPPKGNRKSGRPRKKRFVSAREGSYQLKCGRTVIGTLLITITCDKEL from the exons ATGAATCCAATAACATCTTTGGTATATTATGATGGTCATTGTAATGAAAATAATGTGTATGAGGATTTCAAAATTCTGGGAGTGTTAATACCATTAGATTGCTCATTTACAACACTAATGAATATCTTGTCTACAGAGTTGTCTACCATTCTGTCAACAGAAAATGCAACAATTGAGTACCAGATTGCAGAAACATTGCCTCCATTGAAGATCAATAGTGATAGCTCTATACAATTCTACTTGGAGTGCAAAAGAAATGACAGAACACTCACAAAATACCCTTTGATAGTTTCTGTAACAGAGAACAACCAAACAATTACCTGTGGAGCACTTCAAAAGATGAGTTCTACTGTTGCTTCAAGTAGTAATAATATAGAGAATGATATTTCGGACACATCGACATTCTCTATAGATGAACCTCAAGAACTACCAAATTTTATTCAATTGGCAGATCAAATTACAGATTTGATTTTGGAGAAGGAACGACATGAATCAATTCCTGAACATATCGGAACAGAAACTACAATTATAACTCATGCAATTTCTGATGGAATAAGAGAAAAACAGGTATACAAAAACAAAGAGGTTCTTACAACAACAATTGGTCTCTATGCCATAAAAAACAATTTTCAATTCAAGGTCCACAAATCTTGCAAAAAAGAATATCAGTTGAAGTGCCTTGACTCAGAATGTACGTGGTCATTTCGTGCTGCAAGATATGGAAAGACAATTATGTTCCAACTTAGGAAGTTCAATCGTGCCCACACATGTTCCTTGGACATTATTCTTGGAGATCACCGACAAGCTTCAAGTAGTATGGTTGGGAATGTTGTGAAGACCAAGTTCACAGATCCAAAAACAAATTATAGACCTAAAGATATAGCTAAAGACATGTTGGACAGATATGGAGTTTCCATGAGTTACCAAAAAGCATGGCGATCTAAGGAAAAAGCAGTTAATTATGTACATGGTTCAAGTCAAGATTCCTACCGAGACATTCCACGATATCTGCACATTTTGAAGCACAAAAATCCAGGTACTGTAACAGATTTGGAAATTGATAGTCTAAACAGatttaaatatctttatatgGCTATGGGACAATCAATTCTAGGTTGGAAACATTGCATTCCAGtaattgttgttgatggaacaTTCCTAAAAGCTGCATTTGGCGGTACACTTCTCACAGCTTCAACACAAGATGCAAATAGACACATCTTCCCATTGGCTTTTGCTATAACAGATTCGGAAAACAATGATTCATGGGAGTGGTTcttcagaaaaataaaagaatgttACGGAGAAAGAGAAGAGTTGTGTATAGTTTCAGATAGACACGAAAGCATAGAGAATGCTATAAAAAATGTCTTTCCAAATGTAACTCATGGAGTGTGCTCCTACCATCTTTTCTGCAACATAAAGACCAAGTTTAGAACAGATGCAGAAGCAACCAGTATTGCATTTCATGCTGCTGCAAAAGCTTATAACATGGAAGATTTTGAAAAATACATGAAGGACTTGGACAGTTTACATGAAGGAATCCGTCCTTTTCTGGCCAATGAGGTTAAATATGAAAAGTGGGCAAGAATCCACTCCAAAAGTCGTAGATATGCAGCTATGACTTCAAACATAGCTGAATCCATTAATGCAGCACTAAAAGAAATGAGAGAGCTTCCAGTAACAACATTACTCGAGTGCCTTAGAAACCTGATTCAAAAATGGAGctacaacaacaaaaaagaagcAGAAGCAACGTTTACAGAATTGCCAAAGAAACAAGAGGAATACTTAAGAAAGAACTTTGTCAAGTCATTAAGAATGACT GTAGAACCAGCTAGCACACTCATTTACAGTGTACACAGTGGTATAACAACAAACATTGTTGACATTGCAAAGAAATCTTGCACTTGTAACAAGTTTGATTTGGATGAATTACCTTGTGAACATGCCATGGCAGTCATTGGAAAGATGAACCTTCAGTATAAAAAATATTGTTCATATTATTTCACAAAACAAGCCATGTTGAACACCTATAATGCATCAATACATCCATTGGGAGATCCAAAAACATGGAGAGTTCCACCTAATGTTGAGGAAATAGAAGTACTACCTCCAAAGGGAAACAGAAAAAGTGGAAGGCCAAGGAAAAAAAGGTTTGTTTCAGCAAGAGAAGGGTCTTATCAGCTTAAATGTGGAAG AACAGTGATTGGAACATTACTTATCACTATTACTTGTGATAAAGAATTAtga